A window of Deltaproteobacteria bacterium contains these coding sequences:
- a CDS encoding HU family DNA-binding protein yields MTKAELVAAVAADTGLTKADAEKALAAVIANITKALKKGDPVSLVGFGTFDVSRRKARKGRNPQTGETIRIPAAKVPRFRAGKGLKEAVQRKRK; encoded by the coding sequence ATGACCAAGGCAGAGCTCGTTGCCGCCGTCGCCGCCGACACCGGTCTCACCAAGGCCGACGCCGAGAAGGCGCTCGCCGCCGTCATCGCCAACATAACGAAGGCGCTGAAAAAGGGCGACCCCGTGAGCCTCGTGGGATTCGGCACCTTCGACGTGTCCAGGCGCAAGGCCCGCAAGGGACGCAACCCCCAGACCGGCGAGACCATCAGGATACCGGCCGCCAAGGTGCCTCGCTTCAGGGCCGGCAAGGGTCTGAAGGAGGCCGTACAGAGGAAGAGAAAGTAA